The following proteins come from a genomic window of Sorghum bicolor cultivar BTx623 chromosome 3, Sorghum_bicolor_NCBIv3, whole genome shotgun sequence:
- the LOC8086341 gene encoding exocyst complex component SEC15B — translation MRRKLPGDAPLSAAGAGHASSASAPSEADLAQLSAAIAAGEDLGPFVRRAFACGRPEPLLASLRGAARDREAEIEELCRAHFHDFIRAVDDLRSLLADADALKGSLSASHSALLSSAAPLLASLESFLVARSLAGNLSSALASSRRCVRLLALAARANAHLQAGNHGLYLALRAVDAIDRDLASGPEPLPLPTLRRMLLSVVPAVRAHAEREISREFSDWMVSIRAASRHLGQVAIGRSAAARQRQEELRSKHRPLEECITLDDDGVGDLDDFAAAAATADAADGAAAASFDLTPLYRAMHIHQTLELGERFKKYYLENRKLQLTSDFDVIAATPFLESHQVFFSQIAGFFIVEDRVFRTGGGLTSRPDVDALWDAAVGKMVSVMEDNFSRMQTANHLLLITDYAALLSATMRRYGYPVGMLLDVLAKHRDKYHDLLLADCRRQVAEALAADKFDQMLMRKEYEYSMNVLAFGIQSSDITPAFPYVAPFSCTVPDICRIVRSFIEDSVSFMAHGGGGDTYAAVKKYLGRILSEVVDASIQKLVDSGSGLSVSQAMQVAANMSVMERACEFFTRHAAQLCGVPLRAVERGRRDFPLRRSRDAAEALLLRLLRAKADEFMRQSDGVSWMADDPPPGGNEYANEVIIYLETLTSTAQQILPLPVLRRVLVAVLAHISERIIELFLNDSVKRFNANAVTGIDTDLKMFETFAEGMSSLFVDSGQESAKNEMKAALVEARQLVNLLLSNSPENFLNPVIREKNYNKLDYRKVAIISEKFRDTSESYFSTFGTRGARQNPKKKSLDTLIKRLREAS, via the coding sequence ATGCGGCGCAAGCTCCCCGGCGACGCGCCGCTGTCGGCGGCGGGGGCCGGTCATGCGTCGTCCGCATCCGCGCCGTCCGAGGCGGACCTCGCGCAGCTCTCCGCCGCCATCGCGGCCGGGGAGGACCTGGGCCCCTTCGTGCGCCGGGCCTTCGCGTGCGGCCGCCCCGAGCCGCTGCTCGCCTCGctccgcggcgcggcgcgggacCGCGAGGCCGAGATCGAGGAGCTCTGCCGCGCGCACTTCCACGATTTCATCCGCGCTGTCGACGACCTCCGTTCCCTCCTGGCCGACGCCGACGCGCTCAAGGGCTCCCTCTCCGCGTCCCACTCCGCGCTTCTCTCATCGGCGGCCCCGCTGCTCGCCTCGCTTGAGTCCTTCCTCGTCGCGCGCTCGCTCGCGGGGAACCTCTCCTCCGCGCTAGCCTCCTCCCGCCGGTGCGTACGGCTGCTCGCGCTCGCGGCGCGGGCGAACGCGCACCTCCAGGCCGGCAACCATGGGCTCTATCTCGCCCTGCGCGCCGTCGACGCCATCGACCGTGATCTCGCCTCGGGACCCGAGCCGCTGCCGCTACCCACGCTCCGCCGCATGCTGCTCAGCGTCGTCCCTGCGGTGCGCGCGCATGCCGAGCGCGAGATCTCCAGGGAGTTCTCCGACTGGATGGTTAGCATCCGCGCTGCTTCCAGGCACCTCGGCCAGGTGGCCATCGGCCGCTCGGCTGCCGCCAGGCAGCGCCAGGAAGAGCTCCGCTCCAAGCACCGCCCGCTGGAGGAGTGCATCACCCTGGATGACGATGGAGTTGGTGACCTTGATGATTTTGCGGCAGCCGCCGCAACAGCTGACGCAGCAGATGGTGCCGCTGCAGCCTCTTTTGACCTTACACCGCTCTATCGAGCGATGCATATACACCAGACGCTGGAGCTGGGTGAGCGGTTCAAGAAGTACTACCTGGAAAACAGGAAGCTGCAGCTGACATCAGACTTTGATGTCATTGCGGCGACGCCATTCCTCGAGTCCCACCAGGTGTTTTTCTCGCAGATTGCTGGGTTCTTTATTGTTGAGGACCGGGTATTTAGAACAGGTGGTGGGCTCACATCTCGGCCAGATGTAGATGCACTTTGGGATGCCGCTGTGGGGAAGATGGTCTCTGTGATGGAAGACAACTTCTCCAGGATGCAGACAGCAAACCACTTGCTTCTCATCACTGATTATGCTGCTTTGCTTTCTGCCACAATGCGGCGGTATGGTTATCCAGTAGGGATGTTGCTGGATGTGCTGGCTAAGCACAGAGACAAGTACCATGATTTGCTGCTTGCGGATTGCCGTAGGCAGGTGGCAGAGGCACTGGCTGCAGATAAGTTTGATCAGATGCTCATGAGAAAGGAGTATGAATACTCAATGAATGTCCTTGCATTTGGAATTCAGAGCTCAGATATCACCCCAGCTTTCCCATATGTTGCACCATTTTCATGCACTGTCCCAGACATTTGCCGTATTGTTCGTTCATTCATTGAAGATTCTGTGAGCTTCATGGCACACGGGGGTGGTGGGGATACCTATGCAGCAGTGAAGAAGTACCTTGGTCGGATCCTCTCTGAGGTGGTGGATGCTTCgattcaaaagcttgtggattcaGGCAGTGGTCTAAGTGTGTCCCAGGCAATGCAGGTTGCTGCTAACATGTCCGTGATGGAGCGGGCATGCGAGTTCTTCACACGCCATGCTGCACAACTGTGTGGTGTGCCGCTGCGTGCTGTGGAGCGTGGTCGGCGGGACTTCCCACTTCGCAGGTCACGTGATGCTGCGGAGGCACTCCTGCTGCGGCTTCTGCGCGCCAAGGCTGACGAGTTCATGCGGCAATCTGATGGTGTCAGCTGGATGGCTGATGACCCTCCTCCTGGTGGCAATGAGTATGCGAACGaggtcatcatctaccttgagacgCTCACATCAACTGCACAGCAGATCCTTCCCCTTCCCGTGCTCCGCCGTGTACTTGTGGCAGTGCTTGCCCACATCTCTGAAAGGATCATCGAGCTCTTCTTGAACGATTCAGTAAAGCGGTTCAATGCCAATGCAGTCACTGGTATAGATACTGATCTCAAAATGTTTGAGACGTTTGCAGAGGGCATGTCTAGCCTGTTCGTGGACTCAGGTCAAGAATCTGCAAAAAATGAAATGAAGGCTGCACTAGTGGAAGCAAGGCAGCTAGTGAATCTTCTTTTGAGCAATAGTCCAGAGAATTTCCTAAATCCAGTGATTCGTGAAAAGAACTATAACAAGCTAGATTATAGAAAGGTTGCAATCATCTCAGAGAAGTTTAGAGATACCTCAGAGAGTTACTTCTCAACATTTGGGACAAGGGGTGCCAGGCAGAACCCAAAGAAGAAATCTCTGGATACCCTGATCAAGAGGCTCAGAGAAGCCAGTTAG